The Trachemys scripta elegans isolate TJP31775 chromosome 24, CAS_Tse_1.0, whole genome shotgun sequence region NNNNNNNNNNNNNNNNNNNNNNNNNNNNNNNNNNNNNNNNNNNNNNNNNNNNNNNNNNNNNNNNNNNNNNNNNNNNNNNNNNNNNNNNNNNNNNNNNNNNNNNNNNNNNNNNNNNNNNNNNNNNNNNNNNNNNNNNNNNNNNNNNNNNNNNNNNNNNNNNNNNNNNNNNNNNNNNNNNNNNNNNNNNNNNNNNNNNNNNNNNNNNNNNNNNNNNNNNNNNNNNNNNNNNNNNNNNNNNNNNNNNNNNNNNNNNNNNNNNNNNNNNNNNNNNNNNNNNNNNNNNNNNNNNNNNNNNNNNNNNNNNNNNNNNNNNNNNNNNNNNNNNNNNNNNNNNNNNNNNNNNNNNNNNNNNNNNNNNNNNNNNNNNNNNNNNNNNNNNNNNNNNNNNNNNNNNNNNNNNNNNNNNNNNNNNNNNNNNNNNNNNNNNNNNNNNNNNNNNNNNNNNNNNNNNNNNNNNNNNNNNNNNNNNNNNNNNNNNNNNNNNNNNNNNNNNNNNNNNNNNNNNNNNNNNNNNNNNNNNNNNNNNNNNNNNNNNNNNNNNNNNNNNNNNNNNNNNNNNNNNNNNNNNNNNNNNNNNNNNNNNNNNNNNNNNNNNNNNNNNNNNNNNNNNNNNNNNNNNNNNNNNNNNNNNNNNNNNNNNNNNNNNNNNNNNNNNNNNNNNNNNNNNNNNNNNNNNNNNNNNNNNNNNNNNNNNNNNNNNNNNNNNNNNNNNNNNNNNNNNNNNNNNNNNNNNNNNNNNNNNNNNNNNNNNNNNNNNNNNNNNNNNNNNNNNNNNNNNNNNNNNNNNNNNNNNNNNNNNNNNNNNNNNNNNNNNNNNNNNNNNNNNNNNNNNNNNNNNNNNNNNNNNNNNNNNNNNNNNNNNNNNNNNNNNNNNNNNNNNNNNNNNNNNNNNNNNNNNNNNNNNNNNNNNNNNNNNNNNNNNNNNNNNNNNNNNNNNNNNNNNNNNNNNNNNNNNNNNNNNNNNNNNNNNNNNNNNNNNNNNNNNNNNNNNNNNNNNNNNNNNNNNNNNNNNNNNNNNNNNNNNNNNNNNNNNNNNNNNNNNNNNNNNNNNNNNNNNNNNNNNNNNNNNNNNNNNNNNNNNNNNNNNNNNNNNNNNNNNNNNNNNNNNNNNNNNNNNNNNNNNNNNNNNNNNNNNNNNNNNNNNNNNNNNNNNNNNNNNNNNNNNNNNNNNNNNNNNNNNNNNNNNNNNNNNNNNNNNNNNNNNNNNNNNNNNNNNNNNNNNNNNNNNNNNNNNNNNNNNNNNNNNNNNNNNNNNNNNNNNNNNNNNNNNNNNNNNNNNNNNNNNNNNNNNNNNNNNNNNNNNNNNNNNNNNNNNNNNNNNNNNNNNNNNNNNNNNNNNNNNNNNNNNNNNNNNNNNNNNNNNNNNNNNNNNNNNNNNNNNNNNNNNNNNNNNNNNNNNNNNNNNNNNNNNNNNNNNNNNNNNNNNNNNNNNNNNNNNNNNNNNNNNNNNNNNNNNNNNNNNNNNNNNNNNNNNNNNNNNNNNNNNNNNNNNNNNNNNNNNNNNNNNNNNNNNNNNNNNNNNNNNNNNNNNNNNNNNNNNNNNNNNNNNNNNNNNNNNNNNNNNNNNNNNNNNNNNNNNNNNNNNNNNNNNNNNNNNNNNNNNNNNNNNNNNNNNNNNNNNNNNNNNNNNNNNNNNNNNNNNNNNNNNNNNNNNNNNNNNNNNNNNNNNNNNNNNNNNNNNNNNNNNNNNNNNNNNNNNNNNNNNNNNNNNNNNNNNNNNNNNNNNNNNNNNNNNNNNNNNNNNNNNNNNNNNNNNNNNNNNNNNNNNNNNNNNNNNNNNNNNNNNNNNNNNNNNNNNNNNNNNNNNNNNNNNNNNNNNNNNNNNNNNNNNNNNNNNNNNNNNNNNNNNNNNNNNNNNNNNNNNNNNNNNNNNNNNNNNNNNNNNNNNNNNNNNNNNNNNNNNNNNNNNNNNNNNNNNNNNNNNNNNNNNNNNNNNNNNNNNNNNNNNNNNNNNNNNNNNNNNNNNNNNNNNNNNNNNNNNNNNNNNNNNNNNNNNNNNNNNNNNNNNNNNNNNNNNNNNNNNNNNNNNNNNNNNNNNNNNNNNNNNNNNNNNNNNNNNNNNNNNNNNNNNNNNNNNNNNNNNNNNNNNNNNNNNNNNNNNNNNNNNNNNNNNNNNNNNNNNNNNNNNNNNNNNNNNNNNNNNNNNNNNNNNNNNNNNNNNNNNNNNNNNNNNNNNNNNNNNNNNNNNNNNNNNNNNNNNNNNNNNNNNNNNNNNNNNNNNNNNNNNNNNNNNNNNNNNNNNNNNNNNNNNNNNNNNNNNNNNNNNNNNNNNNNNNNNNNNNNNNNNNNNNNNNNNNNNNNNNNNNNNNNNNNNNNNNNNNNNNNNNNNNNNNNNNNNNNNNNNNNNNNNNNNNNNNNNNNNNNNNNNNNNNNNNNNNNNNNNNNNNNNNNNNNNNNNNNNNNNNNNNNNNNNNNNNNNNNNNNNNNNNNNNNNNNNNNNNNNNNNNNNNNNNNNNNNNNNNNNNNNNNNNNNNNNNNNNNNNNNNNNNNNNNNNNNNNNNNNNNNNNNNNNNNNNNNNNNNNNNNNNNNNNNNNNNNNNNNNNNNNNNNNNNNNNNNNNNNNNNNNNNNNNNNNNNNNNNNNNNNNNNNNNNNNNNNNNNNNNNNNNNNNNNNNNNNNNNNNNNNNNNNNNNNNNNNNNNNNNNNNNNNNNNNNNNNNNNNNNNNNNNNNNNNNNNNNNNNNNNNNNNNNNNNNNNNNNNNNNNNNNNNNNNNNNNNNNNNNNNNNNNNNNNNNNNNNNNNNNNNNNNNNNNNNNNNNNNNNNNNNNNNNNNNNNNNNNNNNNNNNNNNNNNNNNNNNNNNNNNNNNNNNNNNNNNNNNNNNNNNNNNNNNNNNNNNNNNNNNNNNNNNNNNNNNNNNNNNNNNNNNNNNNNNNNNNNNNNNNNNNNNNNNNNNNNNNNNNNNNNNNNNNNNNNNNNNNNNNNNNNNNNNNNNNNNNNNNNNNNNNNNNNNNNNNNNNNNNNNNNNNNNNNNNNNNNNNNNNNNNNNNNNNNNNNNNNNNNNNNNNNNNNNNNNNNNNNNNNNNNNNNNNNNNNNNNNNNNNNNNNNNNNNNNNNNNNNNNNNNNNNNNNNNNNNNNNNNNNNNNNNNNNNNNNNNNNNNNNNNNNNNNNNNNNNNNNNNNNNNNNNNNNNNNNNNNNNNNNNNNNNNNNNNNNNNNNNNNNNNNNNNNNNNNNNNNNNNNNNNNNNNNNNNNNNNNNNNNNNNNNNNNNNNNNNNNNNNNNNNNNNNNNNNNNNNNNNNNNNNNNNNNNNNNNNNNNNNNNNNNNNNNNNNNNNNNNNNNNNNNNNNNNNNNNNNNNNNNNNNNNNNNNNNNNNNNNNNNNNNNNNNNNNNNNNNNNNNNNNNNNNNNNNNNNNNNNNNNNNNNNNNNNNNNNNNNNNNNNNNNNNNNNNNNNNNNNNNNNNNNNNNNNNNNNNNNNNNNNNNNNNNNNNNNNNNNNNNNNNNNNNNNNNNNNNNNNNNNNNNNNNNNNNNNNNNNNNNNNNNNNNNNNNNNNNNNNNNNNNNNNNNNNNNNNNNNNNNNNNNNNNNNNNNNNNNNNNNNNNNNNNNNNNNNNNNNNNNNNNNNNNNNNNNNNNNNNNNNNNNNNNNNNNNNNNNNNNNNNNNNNNNNNNNNNNNNNNNNNNNNNNNNNNNNNNNNNNNNNNNNNNNNNNNNNNNNNNNNNNNNNNNNNNNNNNNNNNNNNNNNNNNNNNNNNNNNNNNNNNNNNNNNNNNNNNNNNNNNNNNNNNNNNNNNNNNNNNNNNNNNNNNNNNNNNNNNNNNNNNNNNNNNNNNNNNNNNNNNNNNNNNNNNNNNNNNNNNNNNNNNNNNNNNNNNNNNNNNNNNNNNNNNNNNNNNNNNNNNNNNNNNNNNNNNNNNNNNNNNNNNNNNNNNNNNNNNNNNNNNNNNNNNNNNNNNNNNNNNNNNNNNNNNNNNNNNNNNNNNNNNNNNNNNNNNNNNNNNNNNNNNNNNNNNNNNNNNNNNNNNNNNNNNNNNNNNNNNNNNNNNNNNNNNNNNNNNNNNNNNNNNNNNNNNNNNNNNNNNNNNNNNNNNNNNNNNNNNNNNNNNNNNNNNNNNNNNNNNNNNNNNNNNNNNNNNNNNNNNNNNNNNNNNNNNNNNNNNNNNNNNNNNNNNNNNNNNNNNNNNNNNNNNNNNNNNNNNNNNNNNNNNNNNNNNNNNNNNNNNNNNNNNNNNNNNNNNNNNNNNNNNNNNNNNNNNNNNNNNNNNNNNNNNNNNNNNNNNNNNNNNNNNNNNNNNNNNNNNNNNNNNNNNNNNNNNNNNNNNNNNNNNNNNNNNNNNNNNNNNNNNNNNNNNNNNNNNNNNNNNNNNNNNNNNNNNNNNNNNNNNNNNNNNNNNNNNNNNNNNNNNNNNNNNNNNNNNNNNNNNNNNNNNNNNNNNNNNNNNNNNNNNNNNNNNNNNNNNNNNNNNNNNNNNNNNNNNNNNNNNNNNNNNNNNNNNNNNNNNNNNNNNNNNNNNNNNNNNNNNNNNNNNNNNNNNNNNNNNNNNNNNNNNNNNNNNNNNNNNNNNNNNNNNNNNNNNNNNNNNNNNNNNNNNNNNNNNNNNNNNNNNNNNNNNNNNNCCCAGGGTGCATTTCACCAGCCGTCCTGCCCAGACTCCTTGATGCCCGAAGCAGGGAGGTCAAGTGGATTCTCTgtcatgatttgaggatgtcagtaactgagccagaggttcagggtctatcacaggagtgggtgggtgaggttttgtggcctgtgatatgcaggtcagattagggttaccatacgtctggtttttcccggacatgtccggcttttcggcaatcaaacccccgtcctgggggaattgccaaaaagccgaacatgtccgggaaaaataccggacgggcatttcctctcccgcggctgctctgctcctcccctgactcagacttcggctctgtttaagagccaagctgcctgagccagcgctaccggcttcgggcagcccccgtgcctccagacaccaaaccgccggccgggcacttcccttcccaggctccagctgctctgctccggcggctggggtccggaggcacaggggctgcccgaagccagtagcgctggctcgggcagcttggctcttaaacagagccgaagtctgagtcaggggaggagcacagcagctggagcctgggaggggaagtgcctggctggggacaCAGGGTCCGGAGACATAGAGGTTCTGGCACGCATCTCTCCAGGAGCTCCGCCGCAGCGCGACGGGACTTGccccctgcaggggcagctgggccaaggaGCCCTGGTTCCCGGGTGCTGTGGGATGTGCCAGGGTTGCGAGCTCTGCCCCcggcagctggctctggctggcgCTCCACCCGCCTGACTCAGCCAAGCCTGATTACTGGGGTTCAAAGGCGTCCTTCCCCTTCGGGAAACGCTGGCCCTGGGGGGAGGCGGGGTTGATGCATCGTAGGGGCCCCCTGCCTGCTTGTTGATGGGACCCTCCGTGGGCTCCCTGTCCCACTTCCGCCTCCCCACCAGACACCCCCACTGTCGCTGCCCTGTCCAGCCCTGAACTCCCACTCCATTGCCTTGACCATACAGTCTCTGCTCCCGCAGCCTGGTGAACGTCCCTTTGCTCCCTCTGTGGAGAACCAGCCACCACCCTCCTTCCTCGTCCCGCTAGCTCAGACCCCCAGTGCCTGGAGATCTGCTTGGAATGGGCATGGTGCATGCTGATTATCACGTCATCCCTCTCCCACAAATACTATCCTTTGCCTTTCTTCTGGTaccccccagggcaggggctgtctcccCCTCTGACTTTGGGAAGGGCCTGGCACTTGGGGTGAGGGGCTTACCTCAGCCTGGCTGCAAAAAAAATTGTGGACTGGTTTGTCTGCAGGCTATCTGCCAGAGTGGCGTGGCATGGagaccccctgccacagcctctCACACCCGTCAGTGCTAGGGACGGAGGTTCAGGAGCGGAGCTGGATATCATCCACTGTACAGGGCcgagggagctggagcacaggccagggctggatttccagCCAAGCCCAGGATAGAAGatgggcacagagcagggagcatcTCTGCCCGAGCAGCTGAAGATGGAGGAGCAAGACCAGCCAACCAGGCCTGTCCTGAGGGAGGAGCCACAGTCAGTGGGGAACCACCCTCCCTCAAGGCAGGCCTGGGTGAATGATGAACTCAGCAGGTGTCAGGGACTGCAACAGATGGTGAATCAGCTATGTTTGCAGGAGAAGCCAGAGGTTCATGGGGAGGGGCTGCCGGGCCCCCTGCCCTCCACAGCCCCACggggagatggggaagggggggagactGAGCCCGATCTCGCCACCACCAAACGAGTGACTGACACCTGCCAGGAGCCCAGTGCACCGGGGGGAGCCCGAGACACACACCCCCTCGGTGGGGAAGACCAACAGGCCCACATCACCCTGGATGCCAGCGAGGCCGGTGACGGTGCCAAAGTGAAGGGAACTATCCTGTGCCGCCACGACATGGAGACGCAGCACCAGTGCTTCAGGGGCTTCCACTATTGGGAGGCAGAGGGGCCACGGGAGGTTTACGGCCACCTTTGGGAACTTTCCCGTCGCTGGCTGCAGCTAGAGACCCGCACCAAGGAGCAGGTGCTGGAGCTGCTGGTTCTTGAACAGTTCCTGAGCCTCCTGCCTGAGGAAATGCAGAGCTGGGTGCGGGAGCATGGCCCGGAGAGTGGCCAGGAGGCCGTGGCCCTGGTAGAGGATTTCCAGCTTGTTCCCCAGGAGCCTGGGTGGCCGCCCCAGGTATCCTGGTCTGGGGGGAATGTAGGTGGGGAGGCAAAGACAAACCAGGGAGGGCATTGTCCCGGGGCACCGGATGCTGAGTGGGGGATGGTCCTGCCAGAccggctgcagggcaggagatgGTCCCTGGAGGCGGCGGGTGGGAGATGGTCCCGGGAGCAGCGGGTGCTGAGTGAGGGTTGCGTGTTGTTCCAGGCCCCAGTGACCTTGAAGGCGGAGGTCGTGTGTACCTCTGAGGAGATGCCCGGGAAGGAGGACAAGCAGAGGAACGCCACGCTGGCAGTTCACGACACACTGGTGAGGAGTCACAATCCCTGTTCTGTCTGCgatgttgggggagggaggaacctgGGTCCTCGTCCTGTCCCTGGAGAAGGGAGGAAGCCGGCTCTGGCACTGGGGCTGGGTGACGATGTTCCTGGCACAGCTGAAGTTATGGACTGCGGTGCACCATCCTGCCCTGTggggcctgccctgccctgtgggGTCTGCCCTGCCCAGCAGGGGCTGTCCCATCCTGTGGGGTCTGCCCTGCCCAGTGGGGAATTTCCTGCCTTGCCCTGTGGGGTTTGTCCTGTCCTGCCCTGCGAGGTCTGCCCTGCCTGTGGGGAATTTCCTGTCCTGCCCTGTGGGgccgccgcctgccctgccctgtgggGTGTGTCCAGCTGTGGGACCAGCTCTCAGTGGCACATTGTGAGTTCCCCTGCTCTCTTTCCTCGAACAGGATTTTCCACCCATGGCCCAGATGCTGTCTTCTGGCTGGAAGGAGGGGCTGAGATGCTTGTCCCGGATCCTCCATCCCTGAGGAGATGGAGACCCCTAGTGGTGGCTGTGGAGGTGAGCAGTGAGCGAGACCTGCTCTGTGACTAGCTGTGTTGGTCGGAAAGGCTGGGACTGCAGCGGGCAGAGCAGGCgtggtgtgggcagggccagtggGACACTGAGCTCTCCCATGTGCCCTTCTGCCTCGTCAGAAAATGGAGTGGAGCTGCTGTGATGCCAGCACGGGGCATCCCCTGCCTTGGTGCTTGGCCAGTGCATGGGAACTGGGAACCAAATCCAGCCCCTTTGGCCCCTGGCACCAAGCTGGGCTCTGTTCTGTGATGGGCTTGGTTGTCGCTAGGCAGGTGCAGAGCACGGGGCATGGGGTggtttggggatggagggaggtgaCATCACTGGCTTTTATTTTAAGGACGTGCAATTTGGGAGTGGGTACATCCCCTCCCCTTCAGCCTGCTCTGCAGATGGGTCAAGAGCCAGAGAGCCTGGGCTGCCAGGGCCAGGGAGAGCAAACCCTGAAGGGGCTGGGGCCAGTTCCCATCTCCACCCCACACCTCACAGGGGGAGGATTCAGCTAGGGGGCTACAGGCCCAGCAAGGCCTGGGCACCCCGCTCCTGAGCACAGAGACTGACCAATGGTTAGTAGTGAgctagtgcctagagaccccagccAGTCTCTGGGCCCTGCTGGCTGGGGTGTGACATAGAGAGTCTCCCGGCCTGCACACATAGCAGGGATCATCACCCCTTTGGCCACTTGGGGAGCCCACGGTCACGCTGGGAGAATGTTGCAGAGGCAGGAAGCCAGCGTTGCTCTCCTGAGTGCCAGGCCAGGTCCTGCCCACAAGCTCAGCCATCCCTGGCGTTTGCTGGAGGCTTCATCAGCTTGGCTAGAAACAAGATGTCTCAGTTTATTAGTGACGCGCTTAGGCAGGTTCCTTTGCCAGGTGCCCCATCACCATGCACAGGGAATCAATCAACTGGCTGAATATTAAGCATTATTTGTATGTTGTATTATGGTGGCACAGAGACCCTAACCATTCTgctgggtgctgcccagacatacagccaaagacagtccctgccccagctaagatcagggccccattgtgccaggcgctgctcAGACACACAGAGAGGGTCTGTCCCTACCTCAGCTGAGAtaagggccctgttgtgccaggcgctgctcAGACACACAGAGAGGGTCTGTCCCTACCTCAGCTGAGAtaagggccctgttgtgccaggcactgcccagacacacagcgaggGTCTGTCCCTACCTCAGCTGAGAtaagggccccgttgtgccaggcgctgcccagacacacagagaGGGTccatccttgccccaaagagctcacactaTAAGCGGACAGTGAAGCAGAGGGCGAGAGGGTTATTATGCCCGTCGTCCAGAGGGGGCATCATGGCTGGATTTCTTTTTTCTAGCAGCTGACGGGATCAAGACTGAGGAGGAAGTGAAGGAGGACAATCATCAGGAGCAGGCTCCCAAGAAGGCCAATCTGTCTGGGCTGGCACCAGCAGAACCCAAAGGGATCCCTCCCCTGCGTGGGGCCTGCAAGGGCCAGTACCAGCCGACGCAGCTGCCAAGAGCCCACCCTGGGAAGAGACGCCATGGGAGAGGAGGTGTCAAGAAGCTGCAGGACTTCATTGTGCAGCAGATCCTGCAGCAGTGGGAGAGGCTGGGGTGGCGTGCTGGCCTTGCCCGGCACTCGCGCCATGCCCAGCCACAGGACACAGGTGAGGAGGGACAAGCTTTTCAGTGCCCAGTGTGTGCAAAGAGCTTCGTCGAGAGCTCGGCGCTGATCCggcatcagaggatccacacgggCGAGCGGCCTCACCCGTGTGGGGAGTGCGGCAAGTTGAGAGCTCGGACCTGCACAAGCACCAGCGGGTGCACACGGGCAAGAAGCCCTACCCACGTGGGGAGTGCGGCAAGCAGTTCAGTGGCAGCTCCAACCTCATCCAGCACCTGCGcacccacaccggggagcggccctacCGCTGCAccgagtgcgggaagagcttctcGCAGAATGCCACCCTCATCACCCACCAccgcatccacactggcaagtgCCCCTACAAGTGCCATGCCTGTGGGAAGAGCTTCGGTGCCCACTCCACCCTCTTCcagcaccagcgcacccacaTGGGCGAGCGCCCCTACCAGTGCACCCAGTGCGGCTGCTGCTTCAGCCGCAGCTCCTACCTCGTGGTCCACCAGAGACTTCATGGGGGGTAGGGCCCTGGGGCAGCACGCCAGGGACCCATGTGTGGTAGGGCCCCCAGGGCAGCGCGCCATGGACCCATGCAGGATAGGGGCCAGCGCACCAGGGATccgtgtgggggagggggccccTGGGGCAGCATGCCAGGGACCCATGTGTGGTAGGGCCCCCGGGGCAGCGCGCCAGAGACCCATGCAGGATAGGAGCCAGCGCACCAGAGATCCGTGTTGGGGACGGaccccccagggcagcctgccaggcatccacatgggggaggggtgcaccAGAGATCCATGTGAGGGAGGGACCTAGTGCCAGTCATTTACATGGAGGATGGACCCCCTGGCTATTGCACCAGGCATCCCCTTGGTGGAGGGGTCCCCCAGACAGTGCCCCAGGGATCCAGGTAGGGTGGCCATTCCTTTGGGCAGTGATAATTGTCTGGCTGTGAGCAAGGGGGTCATAAGGAAGGGTCTGGACCCAGGGCTATTGAGCTTTGGACTCCATGACTGAGGCGGAGGACCCAGGGGGGTTGGGCCGGAGAAGGAGTGGTATGTTGAGGTGATCGGTCATATGGGCATGGGAAATAGAAAGGAGAAGGAGGGTTGCTCATGGGGGCGTTGTGAAGGGGATGGGAGGGATCTGGGTGCTGGGGTTTGGAGACTGCGAAGGGGATAGATGGGTGATCGGGAATGGTGAGTAGCGGGCGTTGGAGATCAGTTGTTCCTGGGCTTGCCCTTGCAGCTCCTCCAGTGTCTCATTCCAAGAGGAGACTGCGCCCAATTCCCAGCTGTCTGCCAGGCATAGCTGCAGCTTTAACAACATTGCAATGAGGGCTGGCCGGAAaacaagggtgctgagggaaaaCTGCAGGGTTCTGACGGGTTTGCATTCCACATGGGAGCAAAAATAAGGCCTTGCCAAATGTTTCACAAaaaatttgaaagagaaagtgCTCTACTGGGCTGGACAATAGCTCTGTGGTCAGAGCCCATGCCTGGGGG contains the following coding sequences:
- the LOC117869826 gene encoding zinc finger protein 79-like; its protein translation is METPSGGCGAADGIKTEEEVKEDNHQEQAPKKANLSGLAPAEPKGIPPLRGACKGQYQPTQLPRAHPGKRRHGRGGVKKLQDFIVQQILQQWERLGWRAGLARHSRHAQPQDTEDPHGRAASPVWGVRQVESSDLHKHQRVHTGKKPYPRGECGKQFSGSSNLIQHLRTHTGERPYRCTECGKSFSQNATLITHHRIHTGKCPYKCHACGKSFGAHSTLFQHQRTHMGERPYQCTQCGCCFSRSSYLVVHQRLHGG